In Meiothermus cerbereus DSM 11376, the genomic stretch CTCCTTAGAAAGGAGGTGATCCAGCCGCACCTTCCGGTACAGCTACCTTGTTACGACTTAGCCCCAGTCATGAGCCTTACCCTAGGCGCCTGCCTGCGGCTCCCGGCGACTTCAGGCAAAACCCACTCCCATGGCTTGACGGGCGGTGTGTACAAGGCCCGGGAACGTATTCACCGCGGCATGGCTGATCCGCGATTACTAGCGATTCCAGCTTCATGGGGTCGAGTTGCAGACCCCAATCCGAACTGAGCCTGCTTTTATGCGATTGGCTTCCCGTTGCCGGGTCGCAGCGCTTTGTGGCAGGCATTGTAGCACGTGTGTCGCCCAGGTCGTAAGGGCCATGCGGATCAGACGTCATCCCCGCCTTCCTCCTACTTTCGTAGGCAGTCTCGCTAGAGTGCCCAGCCGAACTGATGGCAACTAGCAACAAGGGTTGCGCTCGTTGCGGGACTTAACCCAACATCTCACGACACGAGCTGACGACGACCATGCAGCACCTGTCTCACGGCTCCCTTGCGGGCACCCCCGGCTTTCACCAGGGTTCCGTGGATGTCAAGACCTGGTAAGGTTCTGCGCGTTGCTTCGAATTAAACCACATGCTCCACCGCTTGTGCGGGCCCCCGTCAATTCCTTTGAGTTTCAGTCTTGCGACCGTACTTCCCAGGTGGAGTGCTTAACGCGTTAGCTACGGCACCCAACAGATGTCGGACACCCAGCACTCATCGTTTAGGGCGTGGACTACCCGGGTATCTAATCCGGTTTGCTCCCCACGCTTTCGCGCCTCAGCGTCACAAATCGTCCAGGTAGCTGCTTTCGCTATTGGCGTTCCTTCCGGTATCTGCGCATTTCACCGCTACTCCGGAAATTCCGCTACCCTCTCCGACCGTCTAGCCTCACAGTATCCAACGCACCCCCGAAGTTGAGCTTCGGTCTTTAGCATCGGACTTGAGAGACCGCCTACACGCCCTTTACACCCAGTAAATCCGGGTAACGCTCGCACCCTCCGTATTACCGCGGCTGCTGGCACGGAGTTAGCCGGTGCTATTACCTCGGTACCGTCATTATCGTCCCGAGTTCAGAAGTTTACACCCCGAAGGGCTTCGTCCTTCAAGCGGTATCGCTCCGTCAGGCTTTCGCCCATTGCGGAAGATTCCTAACTGCTGCCTCCCGTAGGAGTGGGGTCCGTGTCTCAGTACCCCTGTGGCTGGTCGTCCTCTCAGACCAGCTACGCGTCGTCGGCTTGGTGGGCCGTTACCCCACCAACTACCTGATGCGCCGCAGGCCCATCCCAAAGCGCCGAAGCTTTAAACATCAGCCACAGCTGAGGTTCACATCCAGGATTAGCTAAGATTTCTCCTAGTTGTCCCAGACTTTGGGGTAGGTCACCTACGTGTTACTCACCCGTCCGCCACTAACTGCCGAAACAGTCCGTGCGACTTGCATGTCTTAGGCATACCGCCAGCGTTCACCCTGAGCCAGGATCAAACTCTCCAAAAATGCTCGCCGCGAGAGGCGAGTCTTTGGGTTTGAGCTGTTATGCTCAAAAGTTTTAACGTAGCAAAGCCACGTTGTGGTCGTATTTATTTCCTAACCTGCGCTTTCAAGATTCTCGCTTCACCTTTCGGCGACAGCAAAGAAGAGATTATCAAATGCCCTGGGCTATGTCAATAGGACCAATTCACCGCGCTATACCAGAAGTGCGATTAATTTCGCACCAGACAAGCAAAATACATACATTAGCGCAGATCCACCGCCACCGTCTGCTCCCCCACCCGCAAGACGTAGCGTCCGGGCAAGAGGCGGGGTGCCTCGAGGCTGAACACATCACCTGGCACCAGGGCGAAGCGGTCCAGCGGGGCGGTGAGTTTAATGCTGCGGGCCTGGCCGGGCTCGAGGCTCACCTTCGCGAAACCGACCAGGCGCTCGCGGGGGGCCAGGAAGCCAAGCGGAGGGAAGCGGGTATAAAGCTGCACCACGTCGCTACCGGCGCGTTTACCGGTGTTGCGCACCTCCACATCCACCTCCACGGCGTTAGGGGTAACTCTGGCGGCCTGCAGACGGTAGGCAAAGTCGGTGTAGCTCAGGCCGTAGCCGAAGGGGTAGAGCGGCTCGGCTTTAGGGTAGATGTCGGGGTAGCGGTCGTAGGTGAAGGGCACCTGGCTGAAGAGCTTGGGCCAGGTGAAGGGCAGGCGACCGCTGGGGTTGTAGCGACCGAAAAGCACATCGGCCAGGGCACTGCCCGCTTCAGAACCAGGCAGGTAAGCCATCAGGATGGCCTTGGGGGTGAGCCACAGGTCGGGGGGAAAAACCAGGGGGCGGCCCGCAAACAGCACCAGCACTATGGGCTTGCCCAGTGCCTTGAGGTCGCGCAGCAGTCTGTACTGCTCGGCAGGGAGTTCGCCGTTGAGGTTGTTGCCTTCGCTCTCGGCGTAGGGCTTTTCACCCAGGGCCACCACTACCATGTCGGCGGCCCTGGCCGCGGCCGCGAGGGCTCGAGCATCCCTGGGGTCGGCATAAGTTACCTTCACCCCTTTGGGTGCGCCCTTTTGCAGACCCTCGAGCAGGGTTATCCCAGGGGCTTTGGCCCCCTCTTTGCCCTGCCAGTCAATGCTCCAGCCACCCATCTGCATGGTCTTGTCGGTAGCGGCGGGGCCAGTGACGAGCAGGGTTCTGACGTTGGTGAGCGGCAGGGTGAAGGCGGCGTTTTCCAGCAAGGTGATGGACTCGAGGGCCGCCTGCTTCGCCAGCAGACGCTGGGCCTCGAGCACCTTCTCGGCCTCGGCCACCTCCACGTAGGGGCGCTCGAACAAGCCAAGCTGAAACTTCAGCCACAGCACACGGCCTGCTGCCTCGTCTATGCGGGCGCGTGGAACCCGGCCTGCCTCGACAAGTTCCTTCAGGGTCTGGAGGTAGCGGTCGGCCTCCATCGGAACCATGTACACATCCACACCTGCGTTGATGCTCAGGGCTACAGCGTCGGCAAAGGTGGCGGCAACTTTGTGGTCGTTCACCAGCTTATCGATGTCGTTCCAGTCGGAAATCACCACACCCTTGAAGCCCATCTGGCCGCGCAGCACGTCGGTGAGCAGGTAACGCGAGGCGTGCACCGGCACCCCGTTGACCGAGCCGCTGTTGGCCATCACCGTAAGGGCACCGGCCTCGAGGCCCATACGAAAGGGCGGCAGCCATACCTCTTGCAGGGTGCGGGGGGCCAGAAAAGCCGGGCTACGATCGGTACCGCCCACAGGCTGGCCGTAGCCAACAAAGTGCTTGAGCGTCGCGGCAACCTGGCTAGCCTGCAAACCACGCACCGTGGCTGCAACCAGGCTACCGGCTAGAAGGGAATCTTCACCAAAAGTCTCATAGAAGCGACCCCAGCGCGGGTCACGGCCCAGGTCGGCCACGGGGGCAAAGTTCCACAGCGTGCCCGTAGCCCGCAGTTCCTGACCCACCCGCCGGGCCACCTGCTCCACCAGGGCCGGGTTCCAGGTAGCCGCCAGGCCCAGGTTATGGGGGTAGATAGTGGCCCCCACGAGGTTGTTGTGCCCGTGTACGGCGTCCACCCCGTAAAGGGAAGGAATGCCCAGACGGCCCTTCTCCACCGCCACCCGCTGGATGGCGTTGGTCATCTCGGCCCAGGCGCGGGGCGTGTTGGGCACCGGCCCCATCCCCCCGCCCGAGAGCACCGAGCCGATGCCGCGTTGCACAAGGTAGCGCTCGAGCAGCTCAGCCTTCAGCGGCTCCAGCCCCCAGCCGTCTGACATCAGCTTGGATACCACTATTTGCGTCATCTGGCCCAGCTTCTCTTCCAGCGTCATGCGCGCGAGCAGGTCGGCCACACGCTTCTCCACAGGCTGGGCTGGGTCTTTGTAGATGGGCTGGGCTAGCACCAGGCTACCGCTAAAACACACAGCCCAGGCAAGAGCGAGTCTCCCTATTCTGGTCATGCTTGGGTTTCCTCTGATGGCATGAACCCACCCAAAGCGCCTTGAGCATATGAAGTGTTCACGGATGGCTTGGGTGGGGTTCAAAAGGGTATCTGGCAGGTTGTTTTAGTACTGGCCAAGGTACGAAAGGGCTAGGACGCCGGGACTAAGGGCCAGCAGCCCGCTCGTACACACGCACGTAATCCACCAACATGCGCTGGGGGAAGCGGGTGGTCTCGTCGGGTCGGCCAGGCCAGCCACCCCCCACAGCCAGGTTGAGAATGATAAAGAAGGGCTGATCGAAGACCCAGCGAGAGCCCTCGGGCAGGTCGGCGGGGGTCAGGGTCTGGTAGAGCACGCCGTCTACATACCAGCGCAGCATCCCCGGCTCCCACTCGAGCGCAAAAACATGGAAGGCATCGGCAAAGTCGGTAGAAATCCGGTAGGACCTGGTAATGCCCTCGCCGCCGGAGTAGCCGGGGCCGTGGATGGTGCCGTGGACGGTGCGCGGCTCACGCCCAATGTGTTCCATAATGTCAATCTCGCCGCAATTGGGCCATCGCACCGGGCCAAAGTTGCTGCCCAGCATCCAGAAGGCCGCCCAAAGGCCCTGTCCGCGGGGGAGCTTAATGCGGGCCTCGATGCGCCCGTAGCGCTGCTCAAACTTGCCCTTGGTATTGATGCGCCCCGAAGTATAGCGACACGGGCCATACCAGCAGCGCAAACCCGGCAAACGCTGCTCGAGCGCGGCAATTACCAGGTTGCGCCCGTCGTGCACCAGGTTCAGGGTCGATTCGGTGTAGTACTGTAGCTCGCTGTTGCCCCAGCCCCAGCCGCCCGTCTCGATGTTCCATTTGCTGCGGTCCACTGGGCTGCCCAGGGGCAGATTGAACTCATCGGCCCAGACCAGCCGCCAGCCCGGCAGCTCCTGGGCCAGGGCCCCTGGCAGGGCCAGCAACAAGATCGCCAACAGCCTAAAAAAGTTCTGCTTCATAAGGCTGATCCTCCCATACTTGAGATTTAAACCTCCCAATCCAATGCCGGCCTTATTCCGGCTACTTTGGGCAGTACTAGCTATAGGCCTCTCCCTGCGCCGGCTCGAGCCCCCGGTAGGCAAAGTAGTCAAAATCTGCGTGGAGCCGCGCCCCACTCAAATCCTGCACGCACAGCCCGATAAAAGTACCGGTGAAGCCCAGCCCCCGGCAGTGGTCGTCGGAAAGTTTGTAGGCCGGAAAGCGCAGAGGAATCTCGTTCCAGTCCGTTCCGTTGGCCGAGTAGGCAAAGCCAAAGGTATCGCGCTCGTAGCGCACCCTGAGGTAGACCCGGTGCCAGCCCTCGATGACTAGCTCCTGATCCAGGGGTTCGTTGTAGTGACCGTTGTCACAGGCCAGCAGGTTCAGGGTCTTGCCCAGGTCTTGGTCGCGGCTCACCCGCAGGTACACCCAGTTGCCGGTGTCGTAGTAGCAGACCAGCCCCGCCATCTGCTGGAAGTGCCGGGGTTCAAACTCGAGCGCGGTCTCGGCCTCGGCAAAAAAGTGCTGCAAGCGCCGGGCCACCAGGCTCTGGCGGTGGCGCGAACTCAGCGACTCCCGCCCATACAGGCGCAGGTAGCCGGGACGCTCGGTCAGCGAGAGCCAGGAAGGGTCGGGGGGGTGGCGCAGGGTCTGAAAGTGCAGGCCAAGGCTGGGGGCCTCAAACTCGTCGCGTTCGGGTTCCTGGGGCCAGGGGTGGGGGGGGAGGGCCGGGGCTTCGACCTCCAGGGCCGGGGTGTTTTCCCCGTGCCAGAGCCGGGGCCAGCCGTCCGGGCTCCAGCGGATTTTCTGCAGGGCGGTTTCGCGGCCCAGAGGGCAGTGGCGCCGGAGGGCCTGGGGGGGCTCGAGGGGACGCCCGACCAGGTGGGCCATGTACCACTCCCCTTGCTGGGTTCGCACCAGCGAAGCATGGCCGGCTTTTTGCAGGGGCAGCTCGGGGCGACCTCGAGCGGTCAGGGTTGGGTAGCAGGGGTCTACCTGGTAAGGCCCCTCAATCTGGCGCGAACGGGCCACCGTTACGGCATGTTCATAGGTGGTGCCCCCTTCGGCTACCACCAGGTAATACCAGCCATCCTTCCTGTATAGGTGCGGCCCCTCGGTCACCCCCAGGGGGGTTCCCCGGAAGATGTTGTGCACCGGCCCCACCAGCCGCTTTTGTGCTGGGTCGTATTCCTGCAAGAGAATTCCAGCAAAGGCGTTGCGGCCCTTGCGGTGATCCCAGAGCATGTTCAGAAGCCATTTGCGCCCATCCTCATCGTGGAAGAGCGAGGGGTCGAAACCCGAGGAATTGAGATACACCGGCTCCGACCAGGGGCCTTCGATGCGGGGGGCTGTCACCAGGTAGTTGTGTGCGTCCTTGAAGACCTCCCCGTTGCTCCAGGTCTTTACGTCGGTGTAGATCAGGTAGAACTGCTCCCCATCGTGGCTCAGGCAAGGAGCCCAGATACCCCCAGAGTCGGGATTGCCCAGCATCTGAAGCTGCGAGGTGCGAGTCAGGGCATAGCCGATGGGCCGCCAGTGCACCAGATCGCGCGAGTGGTGCAAACGCACCCCCGGCCACCACTCGAAGGTGGAGGTGGCAATAAAATAGTCATCCCCCACCCGCAGAATCGAGGGATCCGGGTGGAAGCCTGGCAGGATGGGGTTGACTATCCGGGTCATGAACTTTTTACAACCTCCCGCAAGAAGTCCCGGAACCACAGGCCGCTGTCTTTGATGGTGCGCTTCTGGGTGGAAAAATCCACGTATACCAGCCCAAAGCGTTTGGAATAGCCCTCGGCCCACTCGAAGTTATCCAGCAGGCTCCAGGCAAAGTAGCCTTTCAGGGGGGCACCATGCCGTACAGCCCGTGCGCAGAGGTCCAGGTGGCGCTCAAAGTAGCGGACGCGCTCGAGGTCGTGCACCTGTCCATCGGCCCCCATCACATCGGGGTAGGCTGCCCCGTTCTCGGTGATGTAGATAGCGTTCGGGCGGTACTCCCGGCCAACCCGCACCAGGGTTTCGTAGATTCCCTCTGGGTAAACCTCCCAGTCCATATCGGTGTGTTCCTCGCCGGCCCGCACATACTGAAAGCGGTAGGGCTCGAGGTCGCCGTTTTTGACCACCGCGCGGGAGTAGTAGTTGATGCCCAGGAAGTCGGTAGGTACTGCGATGGTCTTCAGGTCGTCGCCCTGCACCGGCGGGGCTTTGCTGTACAGGGCCAGCATGTCCGCGGGGTAGCCAAAGCCATAGAGTGGATCTAGGTACCAGCGGTTCTGGAAACCGTCAAAGCGGCGGGCTGCGGCCACATCGGCGGGGTCGGGCGAGGCCGGGTGGCCCGGCGAGAGGTTGAGGGTGATGCCCACTTGAGCCCCAGGCACGTTTTGGCGAATAACTGGCACGGCCAGTCCGTGGGCCAGCAGCAGGTGATGCGAAGCCCGTACGGAAAGGTTCAGATCCTGTCGCCCCGGCGCATGAACGCCGATGTGGTAGCCCAGATAGGCCGAGCACCAGGGCTCGTTGAGGGTTATCCAGTGCTTGACCCGATCCCCCAGGTGCCGGGTTACCACATCGGTGTACTCCGCAAAAGCGTAGGCAGTCTCGCGCTCCGGCCAGCCGCCCTGGTCTTCCAGGGCCTGGGGCAGGTCCCAGTGATAAAGGGTAACCCAGGGGGTAATACCCCGCGCCAAAAGGGTGTCTACCAGCCGACTGTAAAAGTCCAGGCCTTTGGGGTTCACCGTCCCCCGGCCCAGGGGCAGGATGCGCGGCCAGGCCAGCGAGAAGCGGTACGCGTTCACCCCGAGCTCTTTCATCAAGGCGATGTCCTCGGGGTAGCGGTGGTAATGGTCACAGGCCACGTCGCCGTTGTCGCCGCCCTTCACTTTTCCGGGGGTATGGCTGAAGGTATCCCAGATACTAAGCCCGCGTCCGTCTTCAGACACAGCCCCTTCAATCTGGTAGGAAGAAGTAGCCGTGCCCCAAATGAAGTCTTGGGGAAAATCGCTTCGTTTCATAGGTCTCCTCAAGGTTGTTGCAAGGTGTGCTGAAGGGCAAAGTAAGCCGGTTTGGGCTGGTAGTCGACATCGAAGATGAGGGGTTCGCTGGCCCCCCGCCAGGAGTGGGCATCGGTAAAGCCCCACAGGGTAAAGACTTTGCAGCGGGGCTGACGGAGGCAGATTTGCAGCACTTCGCGGTACACCTGGGCCTGCTTTTCCAGGCGTTCGGCCTTGGGGCCCGTGCTACCCAGCCGCACGTCCATCTCGGTGATGTGAATCTCCAGGCCGAGCTGGGCGAAGCGCTCGAGGTTCTCCTCCATCCGCACCTGCTTGGGCGAGAAGCTCGAGTCCACATGCACCTGGAAGCCCACCCCATCCACCGGCACCCCTTTTTCCTTGAAGGACTTCAAGAGTGCGTAGATGGCATCCGACTTGGCCCCCAGGCCCTCGGCCCCGTAGTCGTTGTAGAACAGCTTGGCGCTGGGGTCAGCCGCCCTGGCCAGGCGAAAGGCTTTTTCCAGGTAGCCTGGTAGAACGTCAAAAGGGGTTGAGCGCAGCTTGGCATCGTCGCCGATGGCCTCGTTCACCACGTCCCAGTAGGCAATTTTGCCGCGGTAGCGCCCCACCACCGTGCGGATATGGTCGCTCAGGATGGCCTCCATCTCGGCAGCGGTAAAGGTGCCGTACATCCAGCGGGGCAGTTGCTGGTGCCAGACCAGGGTATGCCCCCGCAGCGCCTGCCGGTTTTTCTGGGCGAAGTTCAAAAGCAGATCGGCAGCGGCAAAGTTGTACTGACCTCGAGTGGTCTGCAATGCCCCCCACTTCATCACGTTCTCGGCCACCACCAGGTTGAACTCCCGGGCCAGCACCCGGGCGTACTCGGGCTCCTGCAGAAGAAGGCTTGGTTCTACAGCCGCTCCAATCTGGATTTTTCGCGCCTCGGCCAAGTTTCGCAGCGGCGAACCCGGCTGGGCCAGTACCAGCAGTCCGAAAAAGATTCCCACCAAGGCCCCTCTGGACATAAGCATCGGGCTTCCTAGTTCTTGACGGCTCCGCTGGTCAACCCCTCCATAAGTTGCCGGGCCGCTATAGCAAAAACCAGCAGCAGCGGAGCGACCATCAGGGCCGTACCGGCCATAATCGCGCCCCACTCCACATCGGTAGCCCCTTGCAGAGTGCGCAGCACCACCGGTATGGTCTTGGTCTCCTGGGTTCGCATAATCACGTTCACATCGGCAAAACGGTTCCAGGAGCCGATAAAGGTAATCAGGCCCAGGGTGCCCAGCGCTGGGCGGATGAGGGGTAGCACAATGCGCCAGTAAATCTGAAACTCGCTGCAGCCATCTATGCGGGCCGCATCGATCAGCTCTTTGGGAATGGCCGAAATAATATACTGCCGCATCATAAAGATGCCCAAAGCGCCGGCCATGGCTGGCACCCAGAGGGCTTTGGGGGTGTTGATCCAGCCAATTTGGAATATGAGCAGGTAAAAGGGAATCAGGTTGAGGATGGCCGGCACCAACAAAGTGGCCATGACCACCGCAAAGAGTTGTTCGCGCCAGCGAAACTGGTACATGGCAAAGCCAAAACCGGCCAGGCTGCAAAAGAACAAACTGGTGATGGTGGTCATAAAAGCTAGGTAGAAGTTGTTCCAGTAAGCCCGCCAAAAAGGAATTTTATTGACCAAAATCTGGTAATTGGTCATGAAATGCTCGCCAAACCACAAGGGAGGCGGAAAACCAAAAATCTCCGAGCGCTGATGGGTGGCAAACACAAACATAAAGTAGAACGGCGCTATCGTAAGCACTCCCCCCAGCACCAGGATGGCGTAGCCTCCCAAGCGGAGTAGAAAGCTTCCCAACGACCCTCTTTTCCCTCCCATCTCATTCCCCCCTTGCCGAACGGCCAAAAATCAGGTTGTTAAGATAGGTGAGTATGCCGATAAAAATAAAAAGAATCCAGGCAATGGAGGCTGCAGTGCCCATCTCGAGCCACTCAAAGGCAGTACGGTACATATACATGGTGGCGGTCTGTCCACCCGGCGTAGCCCCGCTGGCGCCCCCGTTGAGCAGAATGAAGGGCTGCTCAAAGAGCTGCATGTTGCCGATGATGGTCAGGCTGACCGCAAAAAACATCATGGGCCGCAGCAGGGGCAAGGTGATGTAGCGAAACTGTTGGATACGGCTGGCTCCATCTACCGAGGCAGCTTCGTACAGATCTTTGGGGATGGCCTGAATAGCAGAAAGGTAGAGAAGGGTGTTCCAGCCCGTAAACTGCCAGACCACCATCAGTGCAATGGCATATTTAATGTTGGCACTGGTAAACCAGTTGATTTTCTCGTCCGGCAACAACGCACCCAACAAAGGCCAGTTGTTGAGGTGGGCGATCACCAAATTGATGATGCCGTTCTGGGTAGCAAAAAGGGTGTTAAAGATAAGGGCCACGGCCACCGTAGAGGTGATATAGGGCAGGAAGTACACCGCCGTAACAAAGGTCTTGAAGCGGCTCAGCACCATGTGAATCACGAAGGCTAGTGGGATCGCAATCAGGTGCTGCGGCACCCCCGAGAATACCCCCAGCCAAATGGTGTTCCACATGGAGCGCAAAAACATAGGGTCGGTGAGGGTGAAGGTGTAGTTCTCGAGGCCCACATACTTCCATCGGCCCCATCCATCACTGGGCGTCCAGGCCTGGAAGGACATATACAAAGAGAAAAGCGTTGGATATAAACCAAAAATCAAAAAAAGGATAAAAAAAGGACTGACAAAGATATAAGGTGCATATCGCCGCTGGAAACTGCTCCAGCGCATCGCTAAGGTAAGGCTGCCGTCGCCAGAGGATGTGGTGCTAGCAGGCTTTCGCACAGATGCTCCTGTTGAGATATGTTGGAATGGCCTGAGGTTTTTGCGTACATGGGCAGTAAAAGTTTTTTCCTCACAGCTATAAAAAAGGGGAGAAGGGCTGGCCTTCTCCCCTTTCCTTGGATTAGCGCATGCGACGTTCGATCAGTTGCTTGGCCTCAGCCAGAGCGGTCGGGATGTCCTTACCCTCGTCCAGCACCTGGGCAAGGGCCTGGCTCACGATCTCGTTGGCGATACGGTCGTACTTGTTGGCCTTTAGTGGCTTCACTTTACGGGCAGCCTCACGCCACAACAGTCGGGCCTTCTGACCACCCAGGAATTCTACGGGCTCATCGAAGGAGGGGTCTTCTTGGGCTGCCAGCAAGGCTGGGAAAGCACCAATGGTCTTGAAGGCCAACGTTTGCATATCCTTGTTGGTGGTTACGAACTTGATGAACTCCCAGGCCAGTTCTTTGTTCTTGGAAGTGGAGGCAATTGCGTAGAAGCTACCACCCCAGGAGGCAAACATACCCTCGGGAAGTTGCTGTACCCGCCACAGCCCCTTGGTTTCGGGGGCCATCCAGTTTTGCAGGTGGCCTTGCAGCCAGGCGCCGGAGAACTGCGTGGCTACGGTTCCTTTCTTGAAAGCATCGTACCACTCGTTGGACCAGGCCCCTATCCGGGCATCCAGGCCTGCGGTGCGAATGTTTTTGGCCAGCTCAAAGGCCCGCACGAAGCGAGGGCTATCCACGACCGGCTTACCCTGAGCATCGAAGTAGGGACTGTTGTTGGCCGGAGTGGTGGCAAAAATGTTAATCCAGGCCACGTCGGCGGCATCGGCAATCAGGAAAGCACCGGTGGTGGCCTTGATCTTGCGGCCAGCCGCGATGTAGCCCGGCCAGGTCATCATGTTTTTGGGGTCTACCCCCGCTTTTTGCAAAACATCCACCCGATAGAAGAAAGTACCAGGGCCGATATCCACCGGCATTGCAATAAACCGCCCATCGGCTGCGGTAGCCTGAGCAACGGTATAGGGGGTAAAGAGCCTCTTGTACTGCCCGGCATTGTAGGGGGCTTTGTTCAGGTCTTCAAAACCCTGCCCTTCGGCAAAGCGGCCCACAAACCCAATCTCGATGGCCGCCACATCGGGCAGACCCTGTCCGGTGGCCAGCGCGGTGGTGAGGGCGTTATGGTGGTCGCCGTACTGCTGAACGACCAGCTTGATTTCAACGTTGGGGTACTTCTTATTGAAGAGGGGAATTTGAGCTTTGAGAGCATCGTCGAGGTTGGGGAAAACCCCCACCGTGAGGGTAGTCTTTTGGGCAAAGCCCAGGCCAAACAGCGCCAGCAGTACTAAAATTGATAGGATTCGCTTCATGGTTACCTCCTAGTTAGACAAGGTTTCTTGAGCCGATTTTGAAAGCGCTTTCAAAGTATTTTTTGCCGTCAAACTCACCTCCTTCTCTCGGTAAAAATCATTGGCGCATAGCTAAAGCGCCCGACGAACGTAGCATGGCTGTAGATTCTCGCACCACCAAGCGGGTCGAGAGTGGCTCGGGGGTGTAGTTGTAGCCTTCAAGCAAGGCCAGCACCAGCCGCGCAGCCTCCCAACCCATTTCCGGGCCGGGCTGCCGCACTGTGGTGAGGGGTGGGGTAAAGTAGCTCGAGCTCGGCAGGTCGTCAAAACCCACCAGGGAAACATCGTGAGGAACACGAATCCCCCGTCGGTACAAAGCCACGCTGGCGCCATATGCCATCTGGTCGTTGGCGGCAAAGATCGCCGTAAACAACGCGCCTCGAGCCAGCAGCGACTCCACCGCCAGTACCCCGGACTGCTCCATATAGTCCCCCACCGTAATCAGGCTGGGGTCGAAGGGTATGTTTGCGTCCTCGAGGGCCGCCCGATAACCCTCGAGGCGGTCGATAGCGTCGGGGTGTGAGGTAGGGCCCGCGATGTGGGCAATCCGTCGGTGGCCCAGCTCGATAAGGTGTCTGATGCCCTCGTAGGCGCCTTTCCGGTTGTCTATGCCCAAACACTTCAGGCCCGGTATTTTGCGGCCCACCACCACTACTGGCATAGTCTTGGCCAGTTCCCGCAGCCGTTCCTGCGGTACGCTAC encodes the following:
- a CDS encoding carbohydrate ABC transporter permease, which codes for MSFQAWTPSDGWGRWKYVGLENYTFTLTDPMFLRSMWNTIWLGVFSGVPQHLIAIPLAFVIHMVLSRFKTFVTAVYFLPYITSTVAVALIFNTLFATQNGIINLVIAHLNNWPLLGALLPDEKINWFTSANIKYAIALMVVWQFTGWNTLLYLSAIQAIPKDLYEAASVDGASRIQQFRYITLPLLRPMMFFAVSLTIIGNMQLFEQPFILLNGGASGATPGGQTATMYMYRTAFEWLEMGTAASIAWILFIFIGILTYLNNLIFGRSARGE
- a CDS encoding ABC transporter substrate-binding protein, which gives rise to MKRILSILVLLALFGLGFAQKTTLTVGVFPNLDDALKAQIPLFNKKYPNVEIKLVVQQYGDHHNALTTALATGQGLPDVAAIEIGFVGRFAEGQGFEDLNKAPYNAGQYKRLFTPYTVAQATAADGRFIAMPVDIGPGTFFYRVDVLQKAGVDPKNMMTWPGYIAAGRKIKATTGAFLIADAADVAWINIFATTPANNSPYFDAQGKPVVDSPRFVRAFELAKNIRTAGLDARIGAWSNEWYDAFKKGTVATQFSGAWLQGHLQNWMAPETKGLWRVQQLPEGMFASWGGSFYAIASTSKNKELAWEFIKFVTTNKDMQTLAFKTIGAFPALLAAQEDPSFDEPVEFLGGQKARLLWREAARKVKPLKANKYDRIANEIVSQALAQVLDEGKDIPTALAEAKQLIERRMR
- a CDS encoding LacI family DNA-binding transcriptional regulator: MREAVTLSDVAREAGVSPSTVSRVINGTARVKASKREAVLRAIERLHYRPNIMAKGLAQGRSLTIGVVTQEISSPYYGEMLKGVEQALEGTAYHPIFASGHWRADQEESALKVLVGRQVDGLIVMDGSVPQERLRELAKTMPVVVVGRKIPGLKCLGIDNRKGAYEGIRHLIELGHRRIAHIAGPTSHPDAIDRLEGYRAALEDANIPFDPSLITVGDYMEQSGVLAVESLLARGALFTAIFAANDQMAYGASVALYRRGIRVPHDVSLVGFDDLPSSSYFTPPLTTVRQPGPEMGWEAARLVLALLEGYNYTPEPLSTRLVVRESTAMLRSSGALAMRQ